The following are encoded in a window of Methylocystis rosea genomic DNA:
- a CDS encoding 4Fe-4S binding protein, protein MAYKIIASQCTVCGACEFECPNAAIRLKNDMYIIDPKKCTECEGHFDKPQCAVVCPVENTCVPA, encoded by the coding sequence ATGGCGTACAAAATCATCGCCTCACAATGCACAGTGTGCGGCGCTTGCGAATTCGAATGTCCGAATGCGGCGATCCGCCTCAAGAACGACATGTACATCATCGACCCGAAGAAATGCACCGAGTGCGAGGGGCACTTCGATAAGCCGCAGTGTGCGGTCGTGTGCCCTGTCGAAAACACATGCGTGCCGGCCTAG
- a CDS encoding 4Fe4S-binding leucine-rich repeat protein: MDAVDWLGNFLSCRDCPHGEIREKGLCDLGQVCVRDRRARRIDRFFAASPQESAKYLDHPYFELRVGAVKYASVFQLRALIDDEEPDVRAMVAQRLPLRLAEKLIGDSDRKVRMAMAQRVEGAGLVKLLFDEDSGVRLIAARRAPPDILAGATNDDDSQVRCEAARRVALDKLPAMARDPEPRVRMIIAERLAPAQLGLLVADEDLRVRFLVAERCGTELLARLRDDPDPEVRRLVQARLDEAQQ, from the coding sequence ATGGACGCTGTCGACTGGCTTGGAAACTTCCTATCCTGCCGCGATTGTCCGCATGGGGAGATTCGCGAGAAAGGCCTTTGCGATCTCGGCCAGGTTTGCGTGCGCGACCGAAGGGCCCGCCGCATAGACAGGTTCTTCGCCGCGAGTCCGCAAGAATCTGCGAAATATCTCGATCATCCCTATTTTGAACTGCGCGTCGGCGCGGTCAAATATGCGAGCGTCTTTCAGTTGCGCGCGCTGATCGATGACGAGGAGCCGGACGTCAGAGCCATGGTGGCGCAACGTCTGCCGTTGCGTCTCGCTGAAAAATTGATCGGCGACTCCGACCGCAAAGTGCGCATGGCGATGGCCCAGCGAGTCGAGGGCGCAGGTCTCGTGAAGCTGCTTTTCGACGAAGACAGCGGCGTGCGCCTGATCGCCGCGCGTCGCGCGCCGCCCGATATCCTCGCCGGCGCGACCAACGATGACGACTCGCAGGTGCGATGCGAAGCGGCGCGCCGGGTCGCCCTCGACAAGCTTCCGGCCATGGCGCGCGATCCCGAACCCCGCGTGCGCATGATTATTGCAGAGCGGTTGGCGCCGGCGCAATTGGGACTGCTCGTCGCCGACGAAGATTTACGAGTCCGCTTCCTGGTGGCGGAGCGATGCGGGACGGAATTGCTGGCGCGTCTGCGCGACGATCCTGATCCGGAAGTGAGGCGCCTCGTCCAGGCGCGCCTGGACGAAGCGCAACAGTGA
- the sufB gene encoding Fe-S cluster assembly protein SufB, translating into MAAVQETVEQVRRVGADQYKYGFVTDIESDLAPKGLSEEIVRFISAKKGEPEWMLEWRLEAYRRWLTMTEPKWARVDYPAIDYQDLYYYAAPKSKAGPKSLDEVDPELLRTYEKLGIPLHEREILAGVERPEGEERPRVAVDAVFDSVSVATTFKEELKKSGVIFCPISEALREHPELVRKYLGTVVPTSDNYFATLNSAVFSDGSFVYIPPGVRCPMELSTYFRINEKNTGQFERTLIIADKGSYVSYLEGCTAPKRDENQLHAAVVELVTLDDAEIKYSTVQNWYPGDENGKGGIYNFVTKRGDCRGANSKISWTQVETGSAITWKYPSCVLRGDNSRGEFYSIAISNGRQQVDSGTKMIHLGKGTSSRIISKGISAGRSSNAYRGLVSAHRKAEGARNFTNCDSLLIGDACSAHTIPYIEAKNPSCVFEHEATTSKISEDVLFYCMQRGLSQEDATALVVNGFVRDVLQQLPMEFAVEAQKLISVSLEGSVG; encoded by the coding sequence ATGGCGGCGGTGCAAGAGACAGTTGAACAGGTTCGTCGTGTCGGCGCTGATCAATATAAATATGGTTTCGTCACCGACATCGAATCCGACCTCGCTCCAAAAGGCCTGTCCGAAGAGATCGTCCGCTTCATTTCTGCGAAGAAGGGCGAGCCCGAATGGATGCTCGAATGGCGGCTGGAGGCCTATCGCCGCTGGCTGACGATGACCGAGCCGAAATGGGCGCGCGTCGATTACCCGGCGATCGACTATCAGGATCTCTATTATTACGCCGCGCCGAAATCGAAAGCCGGTCCGAAATCACTCGACGAAGTCGACCCGGAGCTGCTGCGCACATACGAAAAACTCGGCATTCCGCTGCATGAGCGCGAAATTCTTGCCGGCGTCGAACGGCCGGAGGGCGAAGAGCGCCCGCGCGTCGCGGTCGATGCGGTATTCGACTCGGTCTCCGTCGCAACGACGTTCAAAGAGGAGCTGAAGAAGTCGGGGGTGATTTTCTGCCCAATCTCCGAGGCGCTGCGCGAGCATCCCGAACTGGTGCGCAAATATCTCGGGACCGTGGTGCCGACCTCCGACAACTACTTTGCGACGCTGAACAGCGCGGTGTTTTCGGACGGCTCTTTCGTCTACATCCCGCCGGGCGTGCGCTGCCCGATGGAATTGTCGACCTATTTCCGGATCAACGAAAAAAACACCGGGCAGTTCGAGCGGACGCTCATCATCGCCGACAAAGGGTCCTACGTCAGCTATCTCGAAGGCTGCACCGCGCCCAAGCGCGACGAGAATCAGTTGCACGCGGCGGTGGTCGAACTCGTGACGCTCGACGACGCCGAAATCAAATATTCGACCGTGCAAAACTGGTATCCGGGCGACGAGAACGGCAAGGGCGGAATCTATAATTTCGTCACAAAGCGCGGCGATTGCCGCGGCGCCAATTCGAAGATCAGCTGGACTCAGGTCGAGACCGGCTCGGCGATCACCTGGAAATATCCCAGCTGCGTGTTGCGCGGCGATAATTCGCGCGGCGAATTCTACTCGATCGCGATCTCCAACGGTCGCCAGCAGGTCGACTCCGGCACCAAGATGATCCATCTCGGCAAGGGCACGTCCAGCCGCATCATCTCGAAGGGCATTTCCGCCGGCCGCTCGTCGAACGCCTATCGGGGGCTCGTCTCGGCGCATCGCAAGGCGGAGGGCGCCCGTAATTTCACGAATTGCGACTCGCTGCTCATCGGCGACGCCTGCAGCGCGCACACAATCCCCTATATCGAAGCGAAGAACCCGTCCTGCGTGTTCGAACACGAGGCGACGACTTCAAAGATCTCGGAGGACGTCTTGTTCTACTGCATGCAGCGCGGCCTATCGCAGGAAGATGCGACCGCGCTGGTGGTCAATGGGTTCGTGCGCGACGTGTTGCAGCAACTGCCGATGGAATTCGCGGTCGAAGCGCAAAAGCTGATCTCGGTCAGTCTCGAAGGCAGCGTCGGCTGA
- the sufC gene encoding Fe-S cluster assembly ATPase SufC has translation MTALLEIRDLKAEIAGKQILNGYDLTVKAGEVHAIMGPNGSGKSTLSYVLSGRPGYKITEGQALLAGADLSQMSVDERAAAGLFLAFQYPLEVPGVATMTFLRAALNAQRKKRGEEEMSSPDLIKRVKELAKILDMDMEMLRRPVNVGFSGGEKKRAETLQMMLLEPKLCILDETDSGLDIDALKVVSNGVNQLRSKDRGIVVITHYQRLLDYITPDVVHVQSAGRIVRTGGKELALELEETGYARYQSEAA, from the coding sequence ATGACGGCGCTACTGGAAATTCGCGACCTCAAGGCCGAGATTGCCGGCAAGCAGATCCTGAATGGCTATGACCTCACCGTGAAGGCGGGCGAGGTGCATGCGATCATGGGGCCAAATGGCTCGGGTAAATCGACGCTGTCCTATGTGCTCTCCGGCCGGCCCGGCTATAAAATCACTGAGGGACAGGCGCTGCTTGCCGGCGCCGATCTGTCGCAGATGAGCGTCGACGAACGCGCCGCGGCGGGGCTGTTCCTCGCCTTTCAATATCCGCTGGAGGTGCCGGGCGTCGCAACGATGACCTTTCTGCGCGCCGCGCTCAACGCGCAGCGCAAGAAGCGCGGCGAGGAGGAAATGTCTTCGCCCGATTTGATCAAGCGCGTCAAGGAGCTCGCCAAGATCCTCGATATGGACATGGAGATGCTGCGGCGTCCGGTGAATGTCGGATTCTCGGGCGGTGAGAAGAAGCGCGCCGAGACGCTGCAGATGATGCTGCTTGAACCCAAGCTGTGCATCCTCGACGAGACCGACTCGGGACTCGACATCGACGCGCTGAAAGTCGTGTCCAACGGCGTCAATCAATTGCGCTCGAAGGACCGCGGCATCGTTGTGATCACCCATTATCAGCGGCTGCTCGATTACATCACGCCGGACGTCGTTCATGTGCAGTCGGCCGGCCGCATCGTGCGGACCGGCGGGAAGGAGCTTGCTCTGGAACTCGAGGAAACGGGCTACGCGCGCTACCAAAGCGAGGCGGCATAA
- the sufD gene encoding Fe-S cluster assembly protein SufD, with protein MGNAPTTPARKLTDAEARLAEIFAMQQSASAPQLAKLRTAAFDAFAKTGLPNRRDEAWKYTDLRALLRDVKPLAAPPEDSAKQSARNAAVLEGVASRRVVFVGGYFVPELSDLGDLEAGLSVMSLSEALAKGDAATTARIGNVGEVDDPAFALNTAFMGEGVVVRVGDGVCVDRPIHLVFVAGAQPATYFLRSLVIVEKGARATLIESFEGETAQEYHVNAATEVVLEEGASLERLKISREGAAAMHVSTFVASLAADAQLSDFGFNLGGAVLRNQSFININGQGAHAGLRGANILKGKEHADATLFLDHAAERSESKALFKSVLDDSSQAVFQGKILVRPGAQKTDARMMARTLLLSEGAQAYCKPELEIFADDVQCAHGSTVGALDENLIFYLMARGIPQAEAQSLLTEAFVGEVIDVVANRSLREALTDLVSERLRTR; from the coding sequence ATGGGCAACGCACCTACCACTCCCGCGCGCAAACTCACCGACGCCGAGGCTCGGCTGGCGGAAATCTTCGCCATGCAGCAAAGCGCGAGCGCGCCGCAACTTGCGAAGCTGCGCACCGCCGCCTTCGACGCCTTTGCCAAGACCGGCCTTCCCAACCGCCGCGACGAGGCATGGAAATACACGGATTTGCGCGCCCTGCTGCGCGACGTGAAGCCCCTGGCCGCGCCGCCGGAAGATAGCGCGAAGCAAAGCGCGCGGAATGCGGCGGTTCTTGAGGGCGTCGCGTCGCGTCGCGTCGTGTTCGTCGGCGGCTATTTTGTTCCGGAGCTTTCCGATCTTGGCGATTTGGAAGCAGGGCTGAGCGTGATGTCGCTGTCGGAGGCCTTAGCCAAGGGCGACGCCGCGACGACCGCGCGGATCGGGAATGTGGGAGAGGTCGACGATCCGGCCTTTGCGCTCAACACCGCTTTCATGGGCGAAGGCGTCGTCGTTCGTGTTGGCGACGGCGTATGCGTGGACAGGCCGATACATTTGGTTTTCGTGGCGGGCGCGCAGCCGGCGACCTATTTCCTGCGCTCGCTTGTCATCGTTGAAAAAGGCGCGCGGGCGACTCTGATCGAGAGCTTTGAGGGCGAAACGGCGCAGGAATACCATGTGAACGCCGCGACCGAAGTTGTGCTGGAAGAGGGCGCGTCCCTCGAGCGACTCAAGATCAGTCGCGAAGGCGCCGCCGCGATGCATGTCTCGACATTCGTCGCCTCGCTCGCCGCCGATGCCCAGCTGAGCGATTTCGGATTCAATCTCGGCGGAGCCGTGTTGCGCAACCAGTCCTTCATCAACATTAACGGGCAGGGCGCCCATGCCGGCCTGCGCGGGGCCAACATATTGAAGGGCAAGGAGCACGCCGACGCGACCTTGTTCCTCGATCATGCGGCGGAACGTTCGGAAAGCAAGGCGCTGTTCAAATCCGTCCTGGACGACTCGTCGCAGGCGGTGTTTCAGGGGAAGATCCTGGTTCGGCCCGGCGCGCAAAAAACCGATGCGCGCATGATGGCCCGCACGCTGTTGTTGTCCGAAGGGGCGCAGGCCTACTGTAAGCCTGAGTTGGAAATCTTTGCTGACGACGTGCAATGCGCGCATGGTTCGACCGTCGGCGCGTTGGACGAGAATTTGATTTTCTACCTGATGGCGCGCGGGATTCCCCAAGCGGAAGCCCAATCGCTGCTGACGGAAGCCTTCGTCGGGGAAGTGATCGACGTCGTGGCGAATCGCAGCCTTCGAGAGGCTCTCACCGACCTCGTTTCCGAGCGGCTTAGAACGCGATAA